In Acidovorax sp. 106, the following proteins share a genomic window:
- a CDS encoding ABC transporter permease subunit (The N-terminal region of this protein, as described by TIGR01726, is a three transmembrane segment that identifies a subfamily of ABC transporter permease subunits, which specificities that include histidine, arginine, glutamine, glutamate, L-cystine (sic), the opines (in Agrobacterium) octopine and nopaline, etc.), which translates to MNPDTEGRVVASPPRKPVSMLAWLLQVCLVVSLAALLAWLVHNAQANLRERNMAAGFGFLFSDSAGFAIGEGWIPFGEDDSYFWALLAGALNTVRVAVPALVLASLLGLVLGIASVAQNPLLRGLVHTIVDVLRNIPLLVQVLLVYIIATEALPNPEDALSLAGFYLSKSGLILPWGQVEVTPFGVHGTHVLSTEWMSLVLSLMLYAGAYCSEIVRAGLQSVARGQSEAAHALSLSRWQTLRLVLIPQGLRVAIPPYTSLMLSTVKNSSLGVAIGYPDIVSVATTTMNQTGRAIECIAVIGSVYLLINILVSFVMAQINRRVAIKER; encoded by the coding sequence ATGAATCCAGACACTGAGGGTCGCGTGGTGGCAAGCCCGCCACGCAAGCCCGTATCGATGCTGGCCTGGCTGTTGCAGGTTTGTCTTGTGGTTTCCCTGGCGGCCTTGCTGGCTTGGCTTGTGCACAACGCGCAGGCCAACCTGCGCGAGCGCAACATGGCGGCAGGTTTTGGCTTTCTCTTTAGCGACTCTGCGGGATTCGCGATTGGAGAGGGCTGGATTCCCTTTGGGGAGGATGACAGCTATTTCTGGGCGCTGCTGGCCGGTGCGCTGAACACCGTGCGTGTGGCGGTCCCGGCCTTGGTGCTGGCCTCCTTGTTGGGTTTGGTGCTGGGCATTGCTTCAGTTGCTCAAAACCCGCTGCTGCGAGGCTTGGTGCACACCATCGTGGACGTGCTGCGCAACATACCGCTGCTGGTGCAGGTCCTGCTGGTCTACATCATCGCCACCGAAGCCCTGCCCAACCCGGAGGATGCGCTGTCGCTGGCCGGGTTCTACCTGAGCAAAAGTGGGTTGATTTTGCCCTGGGGCCAGGTGGAGGTGACACCTTTCGGCGTGCACGGCACCCATGTTCTGAGCACCGAGTGGATGAGCCTGGTGCTCTCGCTCATGCTCTACGCAGGCGCTTATTGCTCGGAGATTGTGCGGGCTGGCCTGCAGTCGGTGGCACGTGGCCAGAGCGAAGCTGCGCATGCGTTGAGCCTGTCCCGTTGGCAGACCCTGCGGCTGGTTTTGATTCCTCAAGGTCTGCGTGTAGCGATCCCTCCCTACACCAGCCTCATGCTCAGTACGGTCAAAAACTCGTCGCTGGGGGTGGCCATCGGGTACCCAGACATCGTGTCCGTGGCAACTACCACCATGAACCAGACGGGCCGTGCCATTGAATGCATTGCCGTGATTGGATCGGTGTACCTGCTCATCAACATACTGGTGTCGTTTGTGATGGCACAAATCAATCGCCGCGTTGCGATCAAGGAGCGATGA
- a CDS encoding branched-chain amino acid ABC transporter permease, which produces MNPILIFEQLLNGAGYGLMLFLIAAGLTLVFGIMDVMNLSHGSLFMVGAYVAATVHVHSGSFAGAVAVAVAATMLVAVLLEVTLMRRLYGRDHLAQVLATFGVILVADDAVKMVWGPSPVMAPTPAALSGPVDLFAGLPYPSYRLVVLGAGVLVAGLLYLLVNHSRVGMLVRAGASDRWMAELMGVRVKRVFSGIFVLGAALAALAGALMGPIMAVQVGMGESILIPALVVIVIGGIGSVRGAFVAALLVGLVDTMGRAFVPQLLRATLPPALAADLGPLFAEVAMYALMAAVLAFRPAGLFSARA; this is translated from the coding sequence ATGAATCCGATACTTATTTTCGAGCAGTTGCTCAACGGCGCGGGCTACGGGCTCATGCTGTTTTTGATCGCGGCGGGGCTCACGCTGGTCTTCGGGATCATGGATGTGATGAACCTGTCGCATGGCTCGCTGTTCATGGTGGGCGCTTACGTGGCGGCCACGGTGCATGTGCACAGCGGCTCGTTTGCCGGGGCGGTGGCCGTGGCCGTGGCGGCCACCATGCTGGTGGCCGTGCTGCTGGAGGTGACGCTGATGCGCCGCCTGTACGGGCGCGACCACCTGGCCCAGGTGCTGGCCACGTTTGGCGTGATTTTGGTGGCCGACGATGCGGTGAAGATGGTGTGGGGCCCGTCGCCCGTGATGGCGCCCACGCCCGCTGCGCTCTCTGGCCCGGTGGATCTGTTCGCCGGGCTGCCATACCCCTCATACCGCCTGGTGGTGCTGGGTGCGGGTGTGCTGGTGGCGGGGCTGCTGTACCTGCTGGTCAACCACAGCCGCGTGGGCATGCTGGTGCGCGCGGGTGCGTCAGACCGCTGGATGGCCGAGCTGATGGGCGTTCGGGTCAAGCGCGTGTTCAGCGGCATTTTTGTGCTGGGTGCTGCGCTGGCGGCGCTGGCAGGCGCGTTGATGGGGCCTATCATGGCGGTGCAGGTGGGCATGGGTGAATCCATCCTCATCCCTGCGCTGGTGGTCATTGTCATTGGGGGCATTGGCTCGGTGCGCGGCGCCTTTGTGGCCGCGCTGCTGGTGGGCCTGGTGGACACCATGGGCCGTGCGTTTGTGCCGCAGCTGTTGCGTGCCACCTTGCCCCCCGCGCTGGCGGCAGACCTGGGCCCGCTGTTTGCCGAGGTGGCCATGTATGCCCTGATGGCCGCCGTGCTGGCCTTTCGCCCTGCGGGGCTTTTCTCTGCAAGGGCCTGA
- a CDS encoding amino acid ABC transporter ATP-binding protein has protein sequence MSEPILQIEGVHKWYGHFHALTDCSLEVARGERIVICGPSGSGKSTLIRCVNEIESIDGGRILFKGVPMDKSAAAARARRHIGMVFQQFNLFAHLSVLENLMLAPMHVLGVSRAQAEQQAMAQLARVHIAAHAHKYPGQMSGGQQQRVAIARALCMNPELMLFDEPTSALDPEMVNEVLEVMVELAGQGMTMLVVTHEMGFAQQVADRVVFMDGGQILEVQPPKSFFENPQSERSQAFLGKILRHGV, from the coding sequence ATGAGCGAGCCTATTTTGCAGATTGAGGGCGTACACAAGTGGTACGGTCATTTCCATGCCTTGACGGATTGTTCTCTGGAGGTGGCCAGGGGAGAGCGCATCGTCATCTGCGGCCCATCCGGCTCGGGCAAGTCCACGCTGATCCGATGCGTCAATGAGATCGAATCGATTGACGGCGGGCGCATTCTGTTCAAAGGCGTGCCGATGGATAAAAGCGCTGCAGCAGCCCGAGCCCGCCGACACATTGGCATGGTGTTTCAGCAGTTCAACCTCTTTGCTCACCTGAGCGTGCTGGAGAACCTCATGCTGGCACCTATGCATGTGCTGGGTGTGTCGCGCGCGCAGGCCGAGCAGCAGGCCATGGCGCAACTGGCCCGCGTGCACATCGCCGCGCATGCCCACAAGTACCCTGGCCAGATGTCGGGCGGTCAGCAGCAGCGCGTGGCTATTGCGCGGGCTTTGTGCATGAATCCCGAGCTCATGCTTTTCGACGAGCCCACATCGGCCCTGGACCCTGAAATGGTGAATGAGGTGCTGGAGGTCATGGTGGAGCTGGCAGGGCAGGGCATGACCATGTTGGTTGTGACCCACGAGATGGGCTTTGCCCAGCAGGTGGCCGACCGTGTGGTGTTCATGGATGGGGGGCAGATCCTGGAGGTGCAACCGCCCAAATCCTTCTTCGAGAATCCGCAAAGTGAGCGCAGCCAGGCATTTTTGGGCAAGATTTTGAGGCATGGTGTATGA
- the andAc gene encoding anthranilate 1,2-dioxygenase large subunit AndAc, with protein sequence MSDIPVVPVIPIAPPASLKAQRQVHFPQPDGSSVPYSVFSSQEVFDREQERIFRGPVWSFLGLEAEIPNVGDFKSTFIGDTPVVVTRTPEGLACWVNRCAHRGAMVCREKRGNAASHTCVYHQWSFAANGDLQGVPFRRGQKGMVGMPKDFKPEEHNLHKLRVDSYKGLLFATFSDQTPPLPEYLGPEMRPWIDRIFHKSIVYLGCTRQYSKSNWKLYFENVKDPYHASLLHLFHTTFNIFRVGMKARSIPDATHGLHSIITVTKPEVDTDTAAAYSAQNIRSMDEGFALEDPALLGQIKEFDEMTTNHIQPIFPQLVVQQIHNTLVARQLLAKGPSNFELVFHFFGYEDDTPELRELRLLQANLVGPAGYISMEDTEATELVQRGTARDGDKHSYIAMARDAPEQQDTVITENLIRRFWVGYQKLMGY encoded by the coding sequence ATGTCCGACATCCCCGTGGTCCCTGTGATTCCCATTGCGCCACCCGCATCGCTCAAGGCACAGCGGCAGGTGCATTTCCCGCAGCCCGACGGCTCCAGCGTGCCCTACAGCGTCTTCAGTTCGCAAGAAGTATTCGACCGCGAGCAAGAACGCATCTTTCGCGGCCCGGTGTGGAGCTTTCTGGGCCTGGAGGCCGAGATCCCCAACGTGGGTGATTTCAAGTCCACCTTCATCGGCGACACGCCGGTGGTGGTCACCCGCACTCCCGAGGGCCTGGCCTGCTGGGTCAACCGCTGCGCGCACCGGGGCGCCATGGTGTGCCGAGAAAAGCGTGGCAACGCCGCCAGCCACACCTGCGTGTACCACCAGTGGAGCTTTGCGGCCAATGGCGACTTGCAGGGTGTGCCGTTCCGCCGGGGCCAAAAAGGCATGGTGGGCATGCCCAAAGACTTCAAGCCCGAAGAACACAACCTGCACAAGCTGCGCGTGGACAGCTACAAGGGCCTGCTGTTTGCCACCTTCAGCGACCAAACCCCGCCGCTGCCAGAGTACCTGGGCCCCGAGATGCGCCCCTGGATCGACCGCATCTTCCACAAGTCCATCGTCTACCTGGGCTGCACGCGGCAGTACTCCAAGTCGAACTGGAAGCTGTACTTCGAGAACGTGAAGGACCCCTACCACGCGAGCCTGCTGCACCTGTTCCACACCACGTTCAACATCTTTCGCGTGGGCATGAAGGCGCGCTCCATCCCCGACGCCACGCACGGCCTGCACAGCATCATCACCGTGACCAAGCCCGAGGTGGACACCGACACGGCAGCGGCCTACAGCGCGCAGAACATCCGCTCAATGGACGAAGGCTTTGCGCTGGAAGACCCGGCGCTGCTGGGGCAGATCAAAGAGTTTGATGAGATGACCACCAACCACATCCAGCCCATCTTTCCGCAGCTGGTGGTGCAGCAGATCCACAACACGCTGGTGGCCCGTCAGCTGCTGGCCAAAGGCCCCAGCAACTTTGAGCTGGTGTTCCATTTCTTCGGCTACGAAGACGACACGCCCGAGCTGCGCGAACTGCGCCTGTTGCAGGCCAACCTGGTAGGGCCTGCAGGCTACATCTCGATGGAAGACACCGAGGCCACCGAGCTGGTGCAGCGCGGCACTGCGCGCGATGGCGACAAGCACTCCTACATCGCCATGGCGCGCGATGCCCCCGAGCAGCAAGACACCGTGATCACTGAAAACCTGATCCGCCGCTTTTGGGTGGGCTACCAAAAGCTCATGGGCTACTGA
- the andAd gene encoding anthranilate 1,2-dioxygenase small subunit AndAd: MNKQQRLPLWTELLELQHRYVHALDNNRLEDWPGFFVEDCRYEIIPKENFDAGLPAPIVYCRNAGMLRDRVLSLRNANIFEDHVYRHATSGLVITAVEEGVVHTQSSYIVVITGQAGDSSVYQAGTYLDEVVQHEGEWRYRSKRVVYDTLRVPTLLATPI, from the coding sequence ATGAACAAGCAACAACGACTGCCGCTGTGGACCGAGCTGCTGGAGCTGCAGCACCGCTACGTGCACGCGCTGGACAACAACCGGCTCGAAGACTGGCCCGGCTTCTTCGTGGAAGACTGCCGCTACGAAATCATCCCCAAGGAGAACTTCGACGCAGGTCTGCCCGCGCCCATTGTGTATTGCCGCAACGCCGGCATGCTGCGCGACCGGGTGCTGTCGCTGCGCAACGCCAACATCTTTGAAGACCATGTGTACCGCCACGCCACCTCGGGCCTGGTCATCACGGCGGTGGAGGAGGGCGTGGTGCACACGCAGTCCAGCTACATCGTCGTCATCACCGGCCAGGCGGGCGATTCGAGCGTGTACCAGGCGGGCACATACCTGGATGAGGTGGTGCAGCACGAAGGCGAGTGGCGCTACCGCAGCAAGCGCGTGGTCTACGACACCCTGCGCGTTCCCACCCTGTTGGCCACTCCCATCTGA
- a CDS encoding ABC transporter substrate-binding protein has product MAPTFRPFSGPALRRAAQWTLLAALATSACLSAQAQGTAAAPIKVGIALDVSGPFAGPGAEARDGFALAIKQLGSKLGGQPAQFIQTDMAGSPDQAKQLVDRYVQREKIDLFTGPIASNVALAVAPTLFAAKVPYLSSNAGPSQLAGAQCNAYFFGTAYQNDQFHEAAGQFAADQKFGRMVLIAPNYPAGKDSLTGFKRKFKGQVADEIYTKVGQIDYATELAQLRAAKPDAVYFFLPGAMGINFIKQFVGAGLSKDITLVTSGFSADEDVITAVGEPMLGLFNTTHWAHDLDNAANKAFVAAFRKEYAGRTPSLYAAQAFDAIMAMDAAVKAVGGKVSDKDGLIKALVKAQYPSVRGNFRYANNHYPVQNFYLRTVGKNAEGRITNKTIRTVLENYGDAYSAQCGLK; this is encoded by the coding sequence ATGGCCCCCACATTTCGCCCTTTCTCCGGACCTGCCCTGCGCCGCGCCGCGCAATGGACCCTGCTGGCGGCGCTGGCCACCAGCGCTTGCTTGTCGGCCCAGGCCCAGGGCACGGCCGCCGCGCCCATCAAGGTCGGGATTGCGCTGGATGTGTCCGGCCCCTTTGCGGGCCCTGGTGCCGAGGCGCGCGATGGCTTTGCGCTGGCCATCAAGCAGCTGGGCAGCAAGCTGGGCGGGCAGCCCGCACAGTTCATCCAGACCGACATGGCGGGCAGCCCTGACCAGGCCAAGCAACTGGTGGATCGTTATGTGCAACGCGAAAAAATAGACCTCTTCACCGGCCCCATTGCCAGCAACGTGGCCCTGGCCGTGGCCCCCACCTTGTTTGCGGCCAAGGTGCCGTACCTGTCAAGCAATGCAGGCCCGAGCCAACTGGCGGGTGCGCAGTGCAACGCCTACTTCTTTGGCACGGCTTACCAGAACGACCAGTTCCACGAGGCCGCAGGCCAGTTTGCCGCCGACCAGAAATTTGGCCGCATGGTGCTGATCGCCCCCAACTACCCGGCGGGCAAAGACTCTCTGACCGGCTTCAAGCGCAAGTTCAAGGGCCAGGTGGCCGATGAGATCTACACCAAGGTGGGGCAGATCGACTACGCCACCGAACTGGCCCAGCTGCGCGCCGCCAAGCCCGATGCGGTGTACTTCTTCCTGCCCGGCGCCATGGGCATCAACTTCATCAAGCAGTTTGTCGGCGCGGGCCTGTCCAAGGACATCACTCTGGTCACCAGCGGCTTCTCGGCCGACGAAGACGTGATCACCGCCGTGGGCGAGCCCATGCTGGGCCTGTTCAACACCACCCACTGGGCGCATGACCTGGACAACGCCGCCAACAAGGCCTTCGTGGCCGCCTTCCGCAAGGAATACGCGGGCCGCACACCGTCGCTGTACGCCGCGCAGGCGTTTGACGCCATCATGGCCATGGACGCCGCCGTCAAAGCTGTGGGCGGCAAGGTCAGCGACAAAGACGGGCTGATCAAAGCCCTGGTCAAGGCGCAGTACCCCTCGGTGCGTGGCAACTTCCGCTACGCCAACAACCACTACCCCGTGCAGAACTTCTACTTGCGCACCGTGGGCAAGAACGCCGAAGGCCGCATCACCAACAAGACCATCCGCACCGTGCTGGAGAACTACGGCGATGCGTATTCGGCGCAGTGCGGCCTGAAGTGA
- a CDS encoding amino acid ABC transporter permease: MTVMTQAPQLPAWHRRWSKALFSSWGSMLVTAMVALGLVLACYHLLRWGVVEATTAIDPELCRNSAGACWGAVRYNHRMILLGRYPLGEGWRPVLAVLLLLAAVAMAATPRFFGGKGVAMVAAALVAFIALIAGGFAGLAPVATDLWGGLPLTLMLATLAVMASVPLGMALALGRRSSLPLLRWVCTGYIELVRGVPLITLLFFGAFVLPLVLPASWRVDAMVRVVVCLVGFSAAYLAEVFRGGLQAIPKGQFEAAHALGLSRWKALRLVVIPQAVRVTIPPITSHFIGVLKDTSLVAIVNIYDLTGSLKMALTNPDWRPYFAEAYLMVSAIYLVLGLCIVRYGRFLETRYALDRR, translated from the coding sequence ATGACCGTCATGACGCAAGCCCCGCAGTTGCCTGCGTGGCATCGGCGCTGGTCGAAGGCGCTGTTTTCCTCTTGGGGCAGCATGCTGGTCACGGCCATGGTGGCTCTGGGACTGGTGCTGGCCTGCTATCACTTGCTGCGCTGGGGGGTTGTAGAGGCGACCACCGCCATAGACCCCGAGCTTTGCCGCAACTCGGCGGGAGCCTGCTGGGGAGCTGTGCGCTACAACCACCGCATGATCTTGCTGGGCCGCTATCCCTTGGGTGAGGGCTGGCGCCCTGTGCTGGCTGTGCTGCTGCTGTTGGCCGCTGTAGCGATGGCGGCAACCCCCCGGTTCTTTGGCGGCAAGGGGGTGGCGATGGTGGCAGCCGCGCTGGTGGCCTTCATCGCTTTGATCGCGGGCGGTTTTGCTGGCCTGGCACCGGTGGCGACCGACCTGTGGGGCGGCTTGCCCCTGACGCTCATGCTGGCCACTCTGGCGGTGATGGCTTCCGTGCCGCTGGGCATGGCATTGGCTTTGGGGAGGCGCTCTTCGCTGCCGTTGCTGCGCTGGGTGTGCACGGGCTATATCGAGCTGGTGCGTGGCGTGCCACTCATCACGCTGCTTTTCTTCGGTGCCTTTGTTCTGCCGCTCGTGCTGCCTGCCTCGTGGCGTGTGGATGCCATGGTGCGCGTGGTGGTCTGTTTGGTGGGGTTCTCGGCCGCGTATTTGGCCGAGGTCTTTCGGGGAGGGCTGCAGGCCATCCCCAAGGGGCAATTCGAGGCGGCGCATGCGCTGGGTCTGTCGCGATGGAAGGCTTTGCGCCTGGTGGTGATTCCGCAGGCCGTTCGCGTGACGATACCGCCCATCACCAGCCATTTCATTGGGGTGCTCAAGGATACGTCCTTGGTCGCCATCGTGAACATCTATGACCTGACAGGCAGCCTCAAGATGGCGCTGACCAACCCGGATTGGCGGCCCTATTTTGCTGAGGCCTACCTGATGGTGTCTGCCATTTATCTCGTCCTTGGGCTGTGCATTGTTCGCTATGGACGCTTTCTTGAAACCCGCTATGCATTGGACAGACGATGA
- a CDS encoding isoaspartyl peptidase/L-asparaginase family protein, whose translation MSEYVIAVHGGAGTISPGQVDVTPYHEGLKAALQAGGDVLRRGGSALDAVQAAVQSLEDCPLFNAGRGSVYTSDERHEMDASIMDGQCRKVGAVAGVHGVRNPVALARAVMDHTQHVLLVGDGALKVAREQGLATEDAAYFHTEERLAQLHRVRAQGRGAMALDHTGQAIVGANPAPICEDSKYGTVGAVALDLAGHLAAAVSTGGMTNKHPGRVGDSPIVGAGIYANDASCAVACTGTGEQFMRACVGHDVHARMAYQGDSLESAAHAAVFGDLLAMGGSGGLIAVDHRGHVSMPFNSLGMYRGVLRSNEPAQTFIFQ comes from the coding sequence ATGAGTGAATATGTGATTGCGGTGCACGGCGGAGCCGGCACCATTTCTCCGGGGCAGGTGGACGTGACCCCTTACCACGAGGGGCTTAAGGCCGCGTTGCAGGCCGGGGGAGATGTCTTGCGCCGGGGAGGTAGCGCACTGGATGCGGTGCAGGCGGCGGTTCAATCGCTGGAGGACTGCCCGCTGTTCAACGCGGGACGCGGTTCGGTCTATACGTCTGACGAGCGGCACGAGATGGACGCGTCCATCATGGATGGGCAATGCCGCAAAGTCGGGGCCGTGGCTGGGGTGCATGGAGTGCGCAACCCTGTGGCGCTGGCCAGGGCGGTGATGGACCATACCCAGCATGTTTTGCTGGTGGGCGATGGCGCACTGAAGGTGGCCAGGGAACAAGGGCTGGCGACAGAAGATGCCGCCTACTTTCACACAGAAGAGCGCCTGGCCCAGCTTCACCGGGTGCGCGCCCAGGGCAGGGGTGCCATGGCGCTGGATCACACCGGGCAGGCGATCGTGGGTGCAAACCCCGCACCCATCTGCGAAGACAGCAAGTACGGAACCGTGGGCGCCGTGGCCCTGGATCTGGCCGGGCATCTGGCGGCAGCTGTGTCTACCGGAGGCATGACCAACAAGCACCCGGGCAGGGTGGGGGATTCGCCCATCGTGGGCGCGGGCATCTACGCCAACGATGCCAGTTGCGCGGTGGCATGCACCGGCACGGGCGAGCAGTTCATGCGCGCCTGCGTGGGGCACGATGTCCATGCCCGCATGGCCTACCAGGGCGACAGCCTGGAAAGCGCAGCCCATGCCGCAGTGTTCGGGGACCTGCTGGCCATGGGGGGCTCCGGGGGGCTGATTGCGGTGGATCACCGGGGCCACGTGAGCATGCCGTTCAACTCACTGGGCATGTACAGGGGGGTCTTGCGGAGCAACGAGCCTGCCCAGACCTTCATCTTCCAATAA
- a CDS encoding amino acid ABC transporter substrate-binding protein produces MKLAKTFTGACLAAVALCMSVPAMAGKVLDGVKKNDVLTCGVHTGRAGFAQADGSGNWSGLDVDFCRAVAAAVLGDAKKVKFVPTSGQTRITALQSGEIDLLARNTTFNFTRDTSLGLLWTGINFYDGQAFIVKKRPGLRSVKQLDKATICIDSGTSTERNLQDYARNNKFTYRPVVFDNQEASKQAFASGRCQAYTGDYAALAILRATDLPNPADYELLPEIISKEPVGPAVRRGDEEWFSIVRWTLQAMQVAEEMGLNQANIDAQVAKSQEVAVRRFIGESDDIGKSLGLDKKWAYRVVKQVGNYGESFDRNLGAGSSLKLERGLNRLYTQGGLVYPLPLQ; encoded by the coding sequence ATGAAACTGGCCAAAACCTTCACCGGCGCTTGTTTGGCTGCCGTAGCGCTGTGCATGTCTGTGCCCGCCATGGCGGGCAAGGTGCTTGATGGTGTCAAGAAGAACGATGTCTTGACTTGCGGGGTGCACACAGGCCGCGCGGGCTTTGCGCAGGCTGATGGCTCGGGCAATTGGAGCGGGCTGGATGTTGACTTCTGCCGGGCTGTTGCGGCTGCCGTGCTGGGCGATGCCAAAAAGGTGAAATTTGTGCCTACTTCCGGGCAGACCCGTATCACGGCGCTGCAAAGCGGCGAGATTGACCTGCTGGCGCGCAACACGACCTTCAACTTTACCCGCGACACAAGCCTGGGGCTGTTGTGGACGGGCATTAACTTCTACGATGGTCAAGCCTTCATTGTGAAAAAGCGCCCTGGCCTGCGCAGCGTCAAGCAACTGGACAAAGCCACTATCTGCATCGACTCTGGCACCAGTACCGAGCGCAACTTGCAGGACTACGCCCGCAACAACAAGTTCACCTACCGCCCAGTGGTGTTTGACAACCAGGAGGCGTCCAAGCAGGCGTTCGCGTCGGGCCGTTGCCAAGCCTATACGGGGGACTATGCCGCCCTGGCCATCTTGCGTGCCACTGATCTTCCCAACCCCGCAGACTACGAGCTTTTGCCCGAAATCATCAGCAAGGAGCCAGTGGGCCCCGCCGTGCGCCGAGGCGATGAAGAGTGGTTTTCCATTGTCCGCTGGACCTTGCAGGCCATGCAGGTGGCCGAAGAGATGGGTCTGAACCAGGCCAACATCGATGCGCAGGTTGCCAAGAGCCAGGAGGTGGCGGTTCGCCGCTTTATCGGCGAGAGTGACGACATTGGCAAATCCCTGGGGCTGGACAAGAAGTGGGCCTACCGCGTCGTCAAGCAGGTGGGCAACTACGGTGAGAGTTTTGACCGCAACTTGGGCGCTGGCAGCTCGCTCAAGCTGGAGCGGGGCTTGAACCGTCTGTACACGCAAGGTGGCTTGGTGTATCCGCTGCCGCTGCAGTGA
- a CDS encoding AraC family transcriptional regulator, which produces MSLPAPALDLTALQQHTVFTSRARVDSHDWVAREFSDHGLKWCAGTVDTALSKVRVRQLQLFLLQYGAEVEIRPRPFDDFVLVHLSLSGVAEIVSDGASICLPVGAAALIAPRRNLHMRWQQGARQLILKVPCSLLRAWAPQALQGDTLFVKPLLPLTLGQGQQWLFLMQSLLHVSQQAVESTAHARWVDHMESNVALFLASCAQSVPVPSAPTLPLLDGGADSLLQAVHGDVRRLDRLDAYLRSRLCAPVALEDLARAAGVSVRGLNQLCQRHHGTSPMALLRNRRLDAVRARLLQQPSPCVTDAALELGFGHLGRFSSYYRERFGELPSQTAGG; this is translated from the coding sequence ATGAGTCTGCCCGCCCCTGCTCTGGATTTGACGGCACTGCAGCAGCACACGGTGTTCACCTCTCGTGCCCGTGTGGACTCGCACGACTGGGTCGCTCGCGAGTTTTCAGACCATGGACTGAAATGGTGCGCCGGCACCGTGGACACCGCCTTGTCCAAGGTGCGTGTGCGTCAGTTGCAACTGTTTTTGCTGCAATACGGTGCAGAAGTAGAGATCAGGCCCAGGCCGTTCGACGATTTCGTGCTGGTGCATCTATCGCTCAGTGGCGTGGCGGAAATTGTCTCTGACGGCGCCTCCATCTGCCTGCCAGTGGGCGCAGCAGCCCTGATTGCACCCCGGCGCAATTTGCATATGCGCTGGCAGCAGGGAGCACGCCAACTGATTTTGAAGGTGCCCTGCAGCCTGCTGAGGGCTTGGGCGCCCCAGGCATTGCAGGGCGATACCCTCTTTGTGAAACCGCTGCTGCCGCTGACTTTAGGCCAGGGACAGCAGTGGCTCTTCCTCATGCAATCGCTGCTGCATGTGAGCCAGCAGGCGGTGGAGAGCACTGCGCACGCGCGCTGGGTGGATCACATGGAGAGCAACGTGGCGCTGTTCCTGGCCTCCTGCGCGCAGAGCGTGCCGGTGCCTTCTGCTCCCACGCTGCCTTTGCTCGACGGGGGCGCCGACAGTCTCTTGCAGGCCGTCCATGGCGACGTTCGCCGCCTCGACAGGCTCGATGCCTACCTGCGCAGCCGCCTGTGCGCGCCCGTCGCGCTCGAGGACCTGGCCCGCGCGGCCGGGGTGAGTGTGCGGGGCTTGAACCAGCTGTGCCAGCGCCACCACGGCACATCGCCCATGGCGCTGCTGCGCAACCGGCGCCTGGATGCCGTGCGTGCCCGGCTGTTGCAGCAGCCCAGCCCGTGTGTGACCGATGCGGCGCTGGAGCTTGGCTTTGGCCACCTGGGGCGCTTTTCCAGCTACTACCGCGAGCGCTTTGGCGAGCTGCCGAGCCAGACGGCGGGCGGGTAG
- the andAb gene encoding anthranilate 1,2-dioxygenase ferredoxin subunit AndAb, producing MHTEQDTPTTLHALDTVAQATATAQSWHDVGEPDDFPDGAVWPVVAGGLPVAVFRQGEGLYALHDLCTHGAAKLSDGWVEDGCVECPLHQGTFDIRTGAPCKAPVTEAVRTFPVRVVAGRVEVGL from the coding sequence ATGCATACAGAACAAGACACCCCCACAACTTTGCATGCCCTGGACACCGTGGCCCAGGCCACTGCCACCGCCCAAAGTTGGCACGACGTGGGCGAGCCCGATGATTTTCCGGACGGTGCCGTCTGGCCCGTGGTGGCGGGCGGCCTGCCGGTGGCCGTGTTCCGCCAGGGCGAAGGGCTGTATGCCCTGCACGACCTGTGCACCCACGGCGCGGCCAAACTGTCCGATGGCTGGGTGGAAGACGGTTGTGTGGAATGCCCCTTGCATCAGGGCACCTTTGACATCCGCACGGGTGCCCCTTGCAAGGCCCCTGTCACCGAAGCGGTGCGTACTTTCCCGGTGCGCGTGGTGGCGGGCAGGGTCGAAGTAGGGCTGTAG